In Rahnella sikkimica, the following are encoded in one genomic region:
- a CDS encoding bifunctional aspartate kinase/homoserine dehydrogenase II, producing MNAIAVAAPAGSRQLHKFGGSSLADVKCYLRVAGIMAEYAKPGDLMVVSAAGSTTNQLISWLKLSQTDRLSAHQVQQALRRYQSDLISGLLPPEMAEPLIASFIHDLERLAVLLDDKMTDAVYAEVVGHGEIWSARLMSAVLCKMELPAAWLDAREFLRAERAAQPQVDEGRSYPLLQQLIAQHPQQYLVVTGFIARSDAGETVLLGRNGSDYSATQIGALANASRVTIWSDVAGVYSADPRKVKDACLLPLLRLDEASELARLAAPVLHTRTLQPVSGSDIDLQLRCSYKPEQGSTRIERVLASGTGAKIVTSHDDICLIEMAIPSAHDFALAQKDVELLLKRAQIKPLCTGVHPDRNLLQFCYTSEVAGSALQVLEDAALPGRLTLREGLAMVALVGAGVCKNPLHSHRFYQEMKDQPIEFIWQSEDGISLVAVLRVGPTAHLIQGLHKTLFRAEKQIGLMLFGKGNIGSRWLELFAREQKNISARSGFEFVLAGVVDSKRSLLNYEGLDASRALAFFDDESQAHDEESLFLWMRAHPYDDLVVLDVTASAELADQYLDFASYGFHVISANKLAGASDTNKYRQIRDAFSKTDSHWLYNATVGAGLPVNHTVRDLRDSGDSILAISGIFSGTLSWLFLQFDGTLPFTELVDLAWQQGLTEPDPRDDLSGQDVMRKLVILAREAGYDIEPTQVRVESLVPAGCETGSVDQFFEDGEALNQQMVQRLEAAREMGLVLRYVARFDANGKARVGVEAVREDHPLAALLPCDNVFAIESRWYRDNPLVIRGPGAGRDVTAGALQSDLNRLTQLL from the coding sequence ATGAATGCAATAGCGGTTGCAGCGCCGGCGGGAAGCCGGCAGTTGCACAAATTTGGTGGCAGCAGCCTGGCTGACGTGAAATGTTATCTGCGCGTCGCAGGTATTATGGCGGAATACGCAAAGCCGGGCGATTTGATGGTCGTGTCGGCGGCGGGCAGCACAACCAACCAGCTGATCAGCTGGCTGAAACTGAGCCAGACCGACCGGCTTTCCGCGCATCAGGTTCAGCAGGCCTTGCGCCGGTATCAGAGTGATTTGATTTCCGGCCTGCTTCCGCCAGAAATGGCAGAACCGCTTATTGCTTCTTTTATTCATGACCTCGAACGTCTGGCTGTTTTGCTTGATGACAAGATGACCGATGCGGTTTACGCAGAAGTCGTCGGTCATGGCGAAATATGGTCTGCACGACTGATGTCTGCCGTACTGTGCAAAATGGAACTGCCCGCTGCCTGGCTGGATGCGCGCGAATTCCTGCGTGCTGAACGCGCGGCTCAGCCTCAGGTGGATGAAGGCCGTTCTTATCCGCTTTTGCAACAGCTTATCGCACAGCATCCTCAGCAATATCTGGTGGTGACCGGGTTTATCGCCCGCAGTGACGCCGGTGAAACTGTTTTGCTTGGCCGTAACGGCAGCGACTATTCCGCCACCCAGATTGGCGCACTGGCGAACGCCAGCCGCGTCACCATCTGGAGTGATGTCGCCGGGGTTTACAGCGCCGATCCGCGTAAAGTGAAAGATGCCTGCCTGTTGCCGCTGCTGCGTCTGGATGAAGCCAGTGAACTGGCGCGTCTGGCCGCACCGGTATTGCACACCCGTACTTTGCAGCCGGTTTCCGGCAGCGACATCGATTTACAACTGCGCTGTAGCTACAAACCGGAGCAGGGCTCGACGCGTATCGAACGCGTGCTGGCGTCCGGTACGGGCGCGAAAATTGTCACCAGCCACGATGATATTTGCCTGATCGAAATGGCGATCCCGTCCGCGCATGATTTTGCGCTGGCGCAAAAAGATGTGGAGTTGCTGCTCAAGCGTGCGCAGATCAAACCGCTTTGTACCGGTGTGCATCCTGACCGCAATCTGCTGCAGTTTTGCTATACCTCTGAAGTCGCAGGCAGCGCCTTGCAGGTGCTGGAAGATGCCGCATTACCGGGGCGTCTGACGCTACGTGAAGGGCTGGCAATGGTCGCGCTGGTCGGTGCGGGCGTGTGTAAAAACCCGCTCCACAGCCACCGTTTCTATCAGGAAATGAAAGATCAGCCGATCGAATTCATCTGGCAGTCGGAAGACGGCATCAGCCTGGTGGCTGTTCTGCGCGTCGGCCCGACCGCTCATCTGATTCAGGGGCTGCACAAAACCCTGTTCCGCGCTGAGAAACAAATTGGCCTGATGCTGTTTGGTAAAGGCAATATCGGTTCACGCTGGCTGGAACTGTTTGCCCGTGAACAAAAGAATATTTCGGCCCGCAGCGGTTTCGAATTTGTGCTGGCTGGCGTGGTCGACAGCAAACGCAGTCTGCTCAATTACGAAGGTCTGGACGCCAGCCGTGCGCTGGCATTCTTTGACGACGAATCTCAGGCGCACGATGAAGAATCGCTGTTCCTGTGGATGCGCGCACACCCTTACGATGATCTGGTGGTGCTGGATGTTACGGCGAGCGCAGAACTGGCCGATCAGTATCTGGATTTCGCCAGCTACGGTTTCCATGTGATCAGCGCGAATAAACTGGCGGGTGCTTCAGACACTAATAAATATCGCCAGATCCGCGATGCCTTTTCCAAAACGGACAGCCACTGGTTGTATAACGCAACTGTGGGTGCCGGGCTGCCGGTGAACCACACCGTGCGCGATTTACGTGACAGCGGCGACAGCATTTTGGCCATCAGCGGAATTTTCTCCGGCACGTTATCCTGGCTGTTCCTGCAATTTGACGGCACGCTGCCGTTCACTGAACTGGTGGATTTAGCGTGGCAGCAGGGGCTGACAGAGCCTGATCCGCGCGATGATTTATCCGGCCAGGACGTGATGCGTAAGCTGGTGATCCTGGCGCGTGAAGCGGGTTATGACATCGAACCGACGCAGGTTCGTGTGGAATCTCTGGTACCGGCCGGTTGTGAAACGGGTTCCGTTGATCAGTTTTTCGAGGACGGTGAAGCGCTGAACCAGCAAATGGTTCAGCGTCTGGAAGCCGCGCGCGAAATGGGGCTGGTGCTGCGTTATGTGGCGCGTTTCGATGCCAACGGTAAAGCGCGTGTTGGCGTCGAAGCGGTTCGTGAGGATCATCCTCTGGCCGCGTTGCTGCCGTGTGACAACGTTTTTGCCATCGAAAGCCGCTGGTATCGTGACAACCCGCTGGTTATCCGCGGGCCGGGCGCTGGCCGTGATGTTACCGCCGGCGCACTGCAATCCGACCTTAACAGGTTGACTCAGCTGCTTTAA